One Huiozyma naganishii CBS 8797 chromosome 5, complete genome DNA segment encodes these proteins:
- the AYR1 gene encoding acylglycerone-phosphate reductase (similar to Saccharomyces cerevisiae AYR1 (YIL124W); ancestral locus Anc_2.238) yields MVKSAVVTGASSGIGYALTVELAKHGYEVYACARRLTDLEKLAEKHSDLKIHPYKLDITQPNEVKKFGDYLQSVLITNAESEPKLDLLYNNAGQSCTFPALDVTNDVLEQCFKVNVFGHINMCRELSKYVINAKGTIVFTGSIAGIVTFPFGSIYSSTKAAIHSYARGLHLEMEPFGVRVINAITGGVATDIADTRPLPESSIFNFKEGKEAFACRQKMAANNKPVSAEIYAAQIVEIIQSSRDPVDVYRGTMSSVMYWVSILVPFWLLEFVLAKKFKLDKAFAILKEKGVKKV; encoded by the coding sequence ATGGTCAAGAGTGCTGTAGTTACAGGTGCATCCTCAGGGATTGGTTATGCTCTAACTGTTGAGTTGGCAAAACATGGGTACGAAGTTTACGCATGCGCCCGTAGGTTAACGGATTTGGAGAAGCTTGCCGAGAAGCATTCTGATTTAAAAATTCACCCCTACAAGCTGGATATTACACAGCCGAATGAGGTCAAAAAGTTTGGCGATTATTTACAGTCCGTTCTAATCACGAATGCTGAAAGCGAACCTAAGTTGGATCTACTGTACAACAATGCTGGTCAAAGCTGTACTTTCCCTGCACTGGACGTCACTAACGATGTTCTCGAACAatgtttcaaagtgaaCGTTTTCGGCCACATCAATATGTGTCGTGAATTGAGTAAGTACGTGATCAACGCAAAGGGGACCATCGTGTTCACTGGATCTATCGCCGGGATTGTcactttcccctttggAAGCATCTATTCATCAACGAAGGCAGCTATCCACTCGTATGCTCGTGGGCTACACCTAGAGATGGAACCCTTTGGTGTCAGGGTCATCAATGCAATTACTGGTGGTGTTGCGACTGATATCGCAGACACGAGACCTCTACCGGAGAGCTctattttcaacttcaaagagggCAAAGAGGCATTTGCTTGCAGACAGAAAATGGCTGCTAACAACAAACCGGTCTCGGCAGAGATTTACGCAGCACAGATCGTAGAAATCATACAGAGTTCCAGGGATCCAGTAGATGTTTACAGAGGTACTATGTCGAGCGTCATGTACTGGGTATCTATACTGGTACCATTTTGGCTTCTAGAATTCGTATTGGCAAAGAAGTTTAAGTTAGACAAAGCGTTtgcaattttgaaagaaaaaggagTAAAGAAGGTTTAA
- the SIM1 gene encoding putative glucosidase SIM1 (similar to Saccharomyces cerevisiae SIM1 (YIL123W) and SUN4 (YNL066W); ancestral locus Anc_2.239), with translation MKFTSSALTATLIGSGAIAAALPAIEQPAADCTTTVAANNHQHKRAVAVEYVYQTVTVDDSGNTITAPQPTTLTPTAVGATDAGDVHVTAPAPATTEAAATTTLAPGTTATTTTPEAETTQPATTTAAATQPATTTAAAPATTTTASSGSSGSSSSGNGGIYGDLASFSGPSEQFEDGTIPCDSFPSGQGVISVSWLGEGGWAGVEHQDTSTGGSCTEGSYCSYACQPGMSKTQWPTDQPSDGRSVGGLLCKNGMLYRSNTNSNYLCEWGVDAAVVVSELSQSVAICRTDYPGTENMVIPTFVEAGSSLPLTVVDQDSYYTWKGMKTSAQYYVNNAGVSVEDGCVWGTDGSGIGNWAPLNFGAGSTNGITYLSLIPNPNNKSPLNFNVKIVADEGATVNGDCAYENGSYTGGADGCTAAVTNGRAKFVLYN, from the coding sequence ATGAAATTTACCTCTTCTGCTTTAACCGCAACCTTGATTGGTTCCGGTGCCATTGCCGCTGCCTTGCCAGCCATTGAGCAACCTGCCGCTGACTGCACTACCACTGTTGCTGCTAACAACCATCAACACAAGAGAGCCGTCGCCGTTGAGTACGTTTACCAAACCGTCACTGTTGACGACAGCGGTAACACTATCACTGCTCCTCAACCTACCACTTTGACTCCAACTGCCGTTGGTGCCACTGACGCAGGTGATGTTCACGTTACTGCGCCAGCCCCTGCTACCACTGAAGCTGCTGCTACCACCACCCTTGCTCCTGGGACCACTGCTACTACCACTACCCCAGAAGCTGAAACTACCCAGCCAGCTACCaccactgctgctgccacTCAGCCAGCTACCACCACCGCTGCTGCTCCAGCCACAACCACTACTGCCTCTTCTGGCTCCTCTGGCTCCTCTTCCTCCGGTAACGGTGGTATTTACGGTGACTTGGCCTCTTTCTCCGGTCCTTCTGAACAATTTGAAGATGGTACCATCCCATGTGACTCCTTCCCATCTGGGCAAGGTGTGATTTCCGTCTCCTGGTTGGGTGAAGGCGGCTGGGCTGGTGTTGAGCACCAAGACACCTCCACCGGTGGCTCTTGTACCGAGGGCTCCTACTGTTCCTACGCCTGTCAACCAGGTATGTCGAAGACCCAATGGCCAACCGACCAGCCATCCGACGGTAGATCTGTCGGTGGGTTGTTGTGTAAGAACGGTATGTTGTACAGATCTAACACCAACTCCAACTACTTATGTGAATGGGGGGTTGACGCTGCTGTTGTCGTCTCCGAATTGTCCCAATCCGTTGCCATTTGTAGAACTGACTACCCAGGTACTGAGAACATGGTTATCCCAACTTTTGTTGAAGCCGGTTCCTCTCTTCCTCTAACCGTTGTCGACCAAGACTCCTACTACACCTGGAAGGGTATGAAGACTTCTGCCCAATACTACGTTAACAACGCTGGTGTCTCTGTCGAAGACGGTTGTGTCTGGGGTACCGATGGGTCTGGTATTGGTAACTGGGCTCCATTGAACTTCGGTGCAGGTTCCACCAACGGCATCACCTACTTGTCGTTGATTCCAAACCCTAACAACAAGTCCCCATTGAACTTCAACGTTAAGATTGTTGCCGATGAGGGTGCCACCGTGAACGGTGACTGTGCTTACGAAAACGGTAGCTACACTGGCGGTGCCGATGGTTGTACCGCTGCCGTTACCAACGGTAGAGCCAAGTTTGTCCTATACAACTAA
- the POG1 gene encoding Pog1p (similar to Saccharomyces cerevisiae POG1 (YIL122W); ancestral locus Anc_2.240) — MERPSSDSALPISSGMHSTPGSNTNLTSRPTTYSEDSPRKSLSTSVLIEKGKRGGSTTLLDRKNFKQLVFEELGLQGDAAACPDEMFNKYVEARLVKENIRKEELRQRNLDRLDSILKKYISSEKLTEPILTHILQLVDDPGSIPDLKKRKIDNVTSVSPRLASPRGTRPYKSDIPPINELGFSKQQPAAAQFQQPGLQTYLLPVPAIGSTWQTSGYAGDTGGGAIATASIPPIAQYQSYSNSTRAQQTGYTQGYVQQPSGGSIPIMVMPPNNTGEPGTIPDPISQSPSYLNLPGISQQQAHHQQPIHASPFRQTQSMDTSNKRGHRRSQSAIVTANADFRSPQRASTINQRPVNFLIHTPKHPPPS, encoded by the coding sequence ATGGAGAGACCCAGCAGTGACAGTGCGCTGCCAATATCGAGTGGAATGCACAGTACACCAGGGTCGAACACGAATTTGACATCACGCCCGACTACGTATTCAGAGGACTCACCGCGGAAGTCTCTGTCCACCTCGGTTTTGATTGAGAAGGGTAAACGGGGCGGTTCGACGACACTGCTTGATCGGAAGAATTTTAAACAATTGGTCTTTGAGGAGCTCGGACTTCAGGGAGACGCTGCTGCTTGCCCAGACGAAATGTTTAATAAATATGTAGAGGCAAGGCTAGTGAAGGAGAATATCAGGAAGGAGGAACTACGTCAACGAAATCTGGATAGGCTGGACTCTATTCTGAAAAAGTATATTTCAAGTGAAAAACTGACAGAACCTATCCTGACTCATATACTACAACTGGTCGACGACCCAGGGAGCATACctgatttgaagaaaaggaaaataGACAATGTCACCTCTGTCTCGCCAAGGCTGGCGAGTCCCAGAGGGACTCGACCATACAAGTCGGATATACCACCGATCAATGAGTTAGGTTTCTCGAAACAGCAGCCCGCGGCGGCACAGTTCCAGCAACCAGGGTTGCAAACGTACCTCTTGCCAGTCCCGGCAATTGGGAGCACCTGGCAGACCAGTGGGTACGCGGGGGATACTGGCGGTGGCGCGATTGCGACTGCGAGTATCCCACCAATAGCACAGTACCAGTCGTATTCAAACTCGACACGAGCGCAACAGACCGGTTACACGCAGGGATATGTGCAACAACCAAGCGGCGGAAGCATACCGATAATGGTCATGCCACCAAATAATACAGGGGAGCCAGGTACGATACCGGACCCAATTAGCCAATCACCATCATACCTAAACCTGCCCGGAATATCGCAGCAACAGGCACACCACCAACAGCCAATACATGCATCTCCCTTTCGACAGACGCAGTCAATGGACACAAGCAACAAGAGAGGTCATAGAAGATCTCAGAGTGCTATTGTGACTGCCAACGCTGATTTCAGGTCCCCACAGAGGGCATCCACGATAAATCAAAGACCCgtgaattttttgatcCACACCCCCAAGCATCCGCCACCATCCTAG
- the RPI1 gene encoding Rpi1p (similar to Saccharomyces cerevisiae RPI1 (YIL119C); ancestral locus Anc_2.244): MDTTKLQLIAPKSRSVHGECNGFEAAFVNGRSHGGTGSITNSAGEYALHGPTTIWKLPAKGMFRNEDKGEAEVEDESEMEEDRDNDDPMDGLAGKSTSPQSSGSYCDTGSNNNGPDSHSRQFRKKWRDSEDIAFVQVLLDHSQLLNFVEFFKPMKNFWIQISEQLLQKHNFERNARQCQDRFKLLYTKGRKLEQDHECDTDIRQKPGLSQKDVSLVQLVNTFELVRGNLVLKTNERLNSESNSSTETCPEQQNTSTEPGICNNVENNDNNDQVKETINHSTSPSGSVTVPNGTISNGTISNCKEEMVTTPEKGQTFNKASKDYGEELTLLQNKVNDISLLIKQQLDQQNHIQQIFNGHASTDQTELELELRREQENLRFQQTQCECQLMDHEQNIATVDGHMLAHSQQLESQDDRIEMAEHVVSSHDKIIEEHDNRLLLQERQLTAQESELVKQSRELWIQNAKSLEQEEVLTQHHKRLTGYKKKLTNHDRRLSQCGEKLSNHDGQLSNLDGQLFNHDGQLSKLDGQVSNLDGQLSNLDSQLSSQLSRCVEKLMQHDTQISMQKSVCDNLSYLRTDVDHIKTHLAIMQPRLEELERKNDQQAQLIKMMYQAFKDCAEKNTTKVNLRDLENL; the protein is encoded by the coding sequence ATGGACACGACCAAGTTACAGTTGATAGCACCGAAGAGTCGATCTGTGCATGGTGAGTGCAATGGATTTGAAGCGGCGTTCGTGAATGGCAGATCACACGGAGGCACGGGATCCATCACAAACAGCGCAGGGGAGTATGCATTGCATGGTCCCACCACAATTTGGAAACTCCCGGCAAAGGGGATGTTTAGAAATGAGGATAAGGGTGAGGCCGAGGTTGAAGATGAGAGTGAGATGGAGGAGGACCGCGATAATGATGACCCCATGGACGGATTGGCAGGGAAGAGTACGAGCCCGCAGTCTAGTGGGAGCTACTGCGATACCGGTAGTAATAATAACGGGCCAGACTCGCATAGTAGACAGTTCCGCAAGAAATGGAGGGACTCAGAGGATATTGCCTTTGTGCAAGTTTTACTCGATCACTCACAATTACTCAACTTCGtcgagttcttcaaacCTATGAAGAATTTCTGGATACAGATATCAGAACAACTCCTCCAGAAACATAACTTCGAAAGAAATGCAAGACAGTGCCAGGATAGATTCAAATTGCTCTACACAAAGGGCCGCAAACTGGAACAGGACCACGAATGTGACACGGATATACGACAGAAACCTGGATTGTCGCAAAAGGATGTCTCTCTCGTACAATTGGTCAATACTTTTGAACTTGTCAGGGGCAACCTAGTGCTAAAAACTAACGAAAGACTTAACTCGGAATCCAACAGCAGTACGGAAACATGCCCAGAACAGCAGAACACAAGTACGGAGCCAGGTATCTGCAACAACGTAGAGAACAATGATAACAACGATCAAGTAAAGGAAACAATAAACCACAGCACAAGCCCCTCGGGTAGCGTAACCGTCCCCAATGGCACAATTTCCAATGGTACAATTTCCAATTGTAAGGAGGAAATGGTTACTACTCCGGAAAAGGGGCAGACATTCAACAAAGCATCAAAGGACTATGGTGAAGAGCTGACTCTTCTGCAGAATAAGGTCAACGACATCTCATTACTGATAAAGCAGCAATTGGATCAACAGAACCACATACAGCAAATCTTCAATGGTCATGCCAGCACAGATCAAACGGAATTGGAGTTGGAACTTCGAAGGGAGCAGGAGAACTTACGATTTCAGCAAACACAATGCGAGTGCCAACTTATGGACCACGAACAAAACATCGCCACTGTCGATGGACATATGCTGGCGCATAGTCAACAACTGGAATCCCAAGACGATCGAATAGAAATGGCAGAGCACGTAGTGTCCAGCCATGATAAAATAATAGAGGAACACGACAATAGGTTATtacttcaagaacgacAACTGACCGCCCAGGAGAGTGAGTTGGTAAAACAGTCCAGGGAATTATGGATCCAAAATGCTAAATCGttggaacaagaagaggtGCTAACGCAACACCATAAGCGGTTGACAGgttacaaaaaaaagttgacTAACCATGATAGGAGGTTATCCCAATGTGGGGAAAAATTGTCAAACCATGATGGCCAGTTGTCAAACCTCGACGGCCAGTTGTTCAACCATGACGGTCAGTTGTCTAAACTGGATGGCCAAGTGTCAAACCTCGATGGCCAGTTGTCTAACCTTGATAGCCAGTTGTCTAGCCAACTGTCTAGATGCGTGGAGAAGTTGATGCAGCACGATACGCAAATTTCTATGCAAAAGTCAGTGTGTGACAATCTTTCCTACCTGAGGACAGATGTTGATCACATCAAAACTCACCTGGCCATTATGCAACCCAGACTAGAGGAACTGGAAAGGAAAAACGACCAACAAGCGCAACTCATAAAAATGATGTACCAGGCCTTTAAAGATTGTGCTGAAAAAAACACTACCAAGGTGAACTTGCGGGATCTTGAGAACCTTTAG
- the RHO3 gene encoding Rho family GTPase RHO3 (similar to Saccharomyces cerevisiae RHO3 (YIL118W); ancestral locus Anc_2.249): protein MGLLCGSSSTSKKPVERKIVILGDGACGKTSLLNVFTRGYFPEVYEPTVFENYIHDIFVDGKHITLSLWDTAGQEEFDRLRSLSYSDTHTIMLCFSIDSQDSLENVKNKWVGEITDHCDDVKLVLVALKCDLRDRDNEGKAITPNNIHQQNGRPSKNNLIPYEDGLAMAKQIGALRYLECSAKSNKGVNEAFTEAARVALTAGPQVSTEEDNHDSSCTVM, encoded by the coding sequence ATGGGTCTGCTATGCGGTTCGTCATCGACATCCAAGAAACCAGTTGAGAGGAAAATAGTCATCCTGGGGGACGGTGCTTGTGGTAAAACCTCGCTGCTGAACGTGTTCACGAGGGGTTACTTCCCAGAAGTGTACGAGCCAACAGTCTTTGAAAATTACATCCACGATATCTTCGTAGATGGGAAACATATTACTTTGTCCCTTTGGGATACAGCGGGGCAGGAGGAATTTGACAGGTTGAGGTCACTTTCGTACTCAGACACGCACACCATCATGCTATGTTTCAGTATAGACTCGCAAGACTCGCTAGAGAACGTTAAGAACAAGTGGGTCGGTGAAATCACAGACCACTGCGATGACGTCAAATTGGTCCTCGTCGCTCTGAAGTGCGACTTGAGAGACAGGGACAACGAGGGGAAGGCCATCACCCCAAACAATATCCACCAGCAGAACGGCAGACCAAGCAAGAACAACCTGATACCTTACGAGGACGGCCTGGCCATGGCCAAGCAGATCGGCGCACTCCGCTACCTCGAATGCAGCGCCAAGTCCAACAAGGGTGTCAACGAGGCGTTCACAGAGGCTGCCAGAGTCGCACTCACAGCTGGTCCGCAAGTGAGTACCGAGGAGGACAATCACGATAGCAGCTGCACGGTCATGTGA
- the HIS5 gene encoding histidinol-phosphate transaminase (similar to Saccharomyces cerevisiae HIS5 (YIL116W); ancestral locus Anc_2.252), with the protein MTFDLEKIVRPKIFNLEPYRCARDDFTEGILLDANENAYGPTQHGMEQSVLHRYPDPHQLQFKTAIAEYRNRSSTFTADECTRPLTSGNICLGVGSDESIDAIIRATCVPAREKILVLPPTYSMYSVCAKINDVEVVTCPLITEDNSFQMDSDKVLDILNNDQEIKLLFITSPGNPTGAQIETARIEKVLQNWDRGLVVVDEAYVDFCGGSTAPLVTKYQNLVTLQTLSKSFGLAGIRLGMTFASEDLARILNAMKAPYNISAVTSDYALKAVQHHNLELMEQNAALMNKEKIRLLDALTQINCVDDHYVGGLDANFILIRINKGDNELAKKIYLNLATKCGVVIRFRGTELGCAGCLRVTVGTPKENNVLIQQFKEIIEELTK; encoded by the coding sequence ATGACCTTTGATTTGGAGAAAATCGTGAGACCAaagatcttcaacttgGAACCCTACCGTTGCGCAAGAGACGACTTCACGGAGGGGATCTTGCTGGACGCTAACGAAAATGCATACGGACCAACCCAGCATGGGATGGAGCAGTCCGTGTTGCACCGCTATCCTGACCCACACCAGTTGCAATTCAAAACTGCGATCGCTGAGTACCGTAACAGAAGCTCCACTTTCACCGCGGACGAGTGCACTCGTCCATTGACCAGTGGGAACATTTGTCTCGGGGTCGGTTCGGACGAAAGTATCGACGCCATCATAAGAGCCACGTGTGTGCCAGCAAGGGAGAAGATTCTGGTGCTGCCACCAACGTACTCCATGTACTCCGTTTGTGCAAAGATCAACGATGTCGAGGTGGTCACCTGTCCATTGATCACCGAGGATAACAGTTTCCAAATGGACTCGGACAAAGTACTGGATATATTGAACAACGACCAAGAGATCAAGCTGCTGTTCATTACCTCGCCAGGGAATCCAACGGGCGCGCAAATCGAAACCGCACGGATCGAGAAAGTGCTACAGAACTGGGACAGAGGTCTagtcgtcgtcgatgaaGCGTACGTTGATTTCTGCGGTGGATCCACAGCCCCACTGGTCACCAAGTACCAGAATTTGGTTACTTTGCAGACATTGTCCAAATCGTTCGGTTTGGCTGGGATCAGACTAGGTATGACTTTTGCCTCCGAGGATTTGGCCAGAATACTGAACGCCATGAAGGCCCCCTATAATATTTCTGCTGTGACTTCTGACTACGCTTTGAAGGCGGTCCAACACCACAATCTGGAATTGATGGAACAGAATGCAGCATTGATgaataaagaaaagattCGTCTACTGGACGCGTTGACGCAGATCAACTGTGTCGATGACCACTACGTTGGCGGACTGGATGCAAACTTCATTTTGATCAGGATAAACAAGGGCGATAATGAGCTAGCGAAGAAAATATACTTGAACCTGGCAACCAAGTGTGGTGTTGTCATTAGATTCAGAGGCACAGAACTGGGATGTGCCGGCTGCTTGAGAGTCACCGTTGGTACTCCAAAGGAGAACAATGTTCTGATCCaacaattcaaagagataaTTGAAGAACTCACAAAATGA